DNA from Aphis gossypii isolate Hap1 chromosome 3, ASM2018417v2, whole genome shotgun sequence:
attaataatgttatacctCAAAGTATTGACTTTgcccataaataatatataaatcatatgtcGTGTATTGATTCACAAACCTAGtcaagtaaattttttcaatattgttttaaattttttttttcagttcacaaatacttatagttttattttaatctaaaatgtcATTTATTCTTCAGCtaaattaaaaccatattatttgttttgtaaaaatatatatttaaaaacagaatgattaaaacaaaaaaaacattttttatacaaattcaaatattttttttaatcattctgttttacaaatatatagattagGTTATTTTCTATCTaatctaaaactattttaaactctcctttatttattattattatttttcaaataatgctAAACCTTGTAAtttagttgtatttatatgatgTACATAAGTTCTGAATTCAAGTCACAACGCTTAAGTACAATGCccatttatgtaattttgataAGACTAAAAATAGGTTATCCGATTTTTAGTAGGGCTTCCTTGACTCTATAGGAATTACAGTGAAGATTTTATgatatcagtataatatattatgatttataccaCCGCcctccatatttttttaattattcctattcttattttattttattttattattattattattttttttttttttgtgaaaaatatgttcattttaacgtaaaacaaatttaataaaaaaaaagtattttttacttctaaaattttatttttttccttttaatataaactaaaccTTAACCTTATTGTAtgctatttacaatatatttttttttcaagtgtgtgtttaaaagaaaaataattattctattatattaagcttttacaaaattaaaacttcatTTGTGAAACACTTTTATCATAAAGGTTATAACCTTATTAAATTGGTATACTCATGACAATATTACATTAGGATCAAATTAATcatctgaaaatatttatttacaagtgaagtgtgaaatatttaacattttaacatagactttatactagtataaaattatttattttaatattgaaagctTTTATGATGGTATGCTgttaatacaaattgaaaaagtaTAATCTGAGTGTTTAATGGGTTTAAATGTCatcttatacttaaaatatatttgttttattaaaattgaatataccttggaaattttaaatataattctgattctgatgttttgtaaaattgtaatacacgtaatttgtatttttatgaccATGCACTATGCCATATAATGGACTGGAACAGATGCTgatcatttttcaattttttatacggCCCAACTCTTGAGATGAACAATTCTACCAATATTTCAGTTTAGGTTGGTTAATTTGTCATAACATTTAGCttaaaatacgtaattttACCTGAACTTCTTATAGGCTACAGTATGATGAGTATACTGTGTAAGGATTAATGGAAAAAATGagtgttttgtaaaaattatattggtttgaaatttgaatggGGCTTAAATCTTTGAATGTGTCGATAGCTCTGCAGGTgactttttacaaaaaataattaaccatCGAGtcgtatacaaaaaattattccaaAATGTCTAGTcggtatgaaatattaaaaatgttacatttttatattttaagacgtCGATTGTCATGACGAATTCAGACTAGGTACTTGTAGACTAGACACATTGTGCTAGATTATAGCATTGTTCTAGGATTATAGCCAGGTGTATTCGTATATGTGTATGGACTTCACACAGTAAATAAGATAGTAATTTTGATCCAAAATAAAAGTGTGGTCTAAAATATCACACCAAATATTACTTCTTAGACCTTAGTGATGGGGAATTTGTCCGGTATCGCGACGATAAGTAATAAATGGTACAGTTATAGTAACGTACTTGGGATTTACCGTGCACCTATGTAAGGCTATAAATGTCGCTtggaagtaaaatataataatatagcgcACTCAATCGTACGCCTAAAAGGATAAGCCGGACAGcggtaattcatattttatacgttattaATTACCACGGCCTAAAATCTCCTAAGACCGTGCTAATTACAACTGTTCGCGCTGATTATCACTAAAAACATGTTATCAGCaatattgcataaaaatgaataatgacttgtagtattatcaataatcattattctgatatgttatttttagtttttacattcATGGCTCATGccataagtaataagtataacgTCCAGATCTAGAAGCGGGAAGCGCGTATAATAGCCGAAAATAATCAACCGATCTGTATTTTAGCCGAAAAATAATTGCTTGGACAAGTAAATTAGCTGAACCGTATTTTAGCCGACagtaaaaaactcaaaaaacgCAATTTTCCGCAACCGGTAAGTACCGCAAGTACACACGCAAACGCTCTCGCAGCACCAGCAAAAAATGTGAACACTATATCAAAGGACAAAGTTCATGGTCTTAGAACTGGTGGGGCATTAGGGCGGTGTGTCCATAcaatactaattactatttttttttttttatacaatagctGGACAATGGAATGTAATGGTAGTTCGGATGACGTTTGTTCCGATCCTGAACCCAACGACGACTACCTGCGACACATAGCCGGAGTTTCCTATCAACAACGCATGTAAGATCACATTGTCAGTCTATACTCTTTTGTTATAGTCGTATTATTCTATTTCGTTCGCGACTTTACAGAATATCCGTTTGTGTGCAGTATTGCACTTAAAACGCACCAACAGCGTGTCCAAAAATGGGTCGAAGACGGCGTTATGAGGGCGATGACTACCATAAACGTttgaaagttttgaaaaatgtacgtATCtatattgcaaaatattttaatgtacaagATACCCAACGTGTAACGATGAGCTAACCGGTCTCGTCTCGCTGTTGGCTGATAAATGTCATttgaatatacaaaaatattattgtattgttagaAAGTGTCATAAATTtccaattacctatttaatttattttaattgtttgtttttacatcTCTGTTGTATAGAAATTAGAACCATTCCGAAATAAACAcactattaaatgtataagtgAGATCTTGAAGTCATCCAGCCTACCCAGACATTTAGATAACATTCtaagaatattatcatcaaaCCCTTCCAATATGACTGTTCAGAAATGCCTTCAAAACGTAGCGGATGATGTTACTTCACGAAACCACGCTAAACGTACATTACCCAAACTTGACATGACAGTGGACCTGGTTAAAAAGTTCAATCAAGCTGACTTAAACTCACTTGTAACGGTGAGCAACAACATGAATCATACTTACATCAAACCATcagcatttaattttaacaccaTGAGTTGCGGTAACTGTAGTGGGC
Protein-coding regions in this window:
- the LOC114118923 gene encoding uncharacterized protein LOC114118923, with product MGRRRRYEGDDYHKRLKVLKNKLEPFRNKHTIKCISEILKSSSLPRHLDNILRILSSNPSNMTVQKCLQNVADDVTSRNHAKRTLPKLDMTVDLVKKFNQADLNSLVTVSNNMNHTYIKPSAFNFNTMSCGNCSGPANTFYKVHDINIDPSANSTDTESRCNISYPAEAVNKMNHVNIDPLVNKFNTINFDKT